The following proteins are co-located in the Agromyces laixinhei genome:
- a CDS encoding metal-dependent hydrolase — protein sequence MLPSRDTRVTYPAGALDAESVVLHVAPALDGLIAVVTESTSFHPVDAAWPDQPADSGRLVVDGADVPIVDAVVAATDGSAFLLGADIPVRRGTEGWTFLVAHLVPEGGAAIAEGDAVTVRADASARRALSIGHTACHAASLALNSALAGNWSKPAREDALGAPDFDGIAIASSRIVPGGSVDVYRLNKSLRRAGFDTASVAADGLGELAASVTATIAGWAAAGATVRIERDGDGLTDRRSWVAELAGSTARIACGGTHVASLDELGAVQVGFEAGDDCGTPVLTMRTHAASPR from the coding sequence GTGCTGCCATCGCGCGACACCCGGGTCACGTACCCCGCCGGCGCGCTCGACGCCGAGAGCGTCGTGCTGCACGTGGCGCCGGCGCTCGACGGACTGATCGCCGTCGTCACCGAATCGACGAGTTTCCACCCGGTCGATGCCGCCTGGCCCGATCAACCGGCTGACTCGGGGCGTCTCGTCGTCGACGGCGCCGATGTTCCCATCGTCGACGCGGTGGTCGCGGCGACCGACGGCTCGGCGTTCCTCCTCGGCGCCGATATCCCGGTGCGGAGGGGCACCGAGGGCTGGACCTTCCTCGTCGCCCACCTCGTGCCCGAGGGCGGCGCCGCGATCGCAGAGGGCGACGCCGTGACCGTGCGAGCGGATGCCTCGGCGCGCCGCGCGCTCTCGATCGGACACACCGCCTGCCACGCGGCATCGCTCGCCCTGAACTCGGCGCTCGCCGGCAACTGGTCGAAGCCCGCACGCGAAGACGCCCTCGGCGCACCCGACTTCGACGGCATCGCGATCGCATCGAGTCGCATCGTGCCGGGGGGCTCGGTCGACGTGTACCGCCTGAACAAGTCGCTGCGCCGCGCCGGGTTCGACACGGCCTCGGTCGCCGCCGACGGGCTCGGCGAGCTCGCGGCATCCGTGACCGCCACGATCGCCGGCTGGGCCGCGGCAGGGGCGACCGTTCGCATCGAACGCGACGGTGACGGGCTCACCGACCGGCGCTCCTGGGTCGCCGAGCTGGCGGGCTCCACTGCCCGCATCGCCTGCGGCGGAACCCACGTCGCCTCCCTCGACGAACTCGGAGCGGTGCAGGTCGGGTTCGAGGCCGGCGACGACTGCGGCACTCCCGTGCTGACCATGCGCACGCACGCCGCATCGCCGCGCTGA
- a CDS encoding cation:proton antiporter regulatory subunit: MGIRIEKVDLPGIGMRHDLITESGRRISVVSHRDGERDLGLFDEDDPDACRDSIPLNDDEAAALADVLGASVMLSRLTSLSDETAGLYTEQIALPTDSPYLNRTLGATKARTRTHASIVAIVRDGTVIPSPTPAETLRAGDVIVGVGTREGLDGVARLLANGPD, translated from the coding sequence GTGGGAATACGCATCGAGAAAGTCGACCTGCCGGGAATCGGCATGCGACACGACCTCATCACCGAGAGCGGCCGGCGCATCAGCGTCGTGTCGCATCGTGACGGTGAACGCGACCTGGGCCTCTTCGACGAAGACGACCCCGACGCCTGCCGCGACTCCATCCCCCTGAACGACGACGAGGCCGCCGCACTCGCCGACGTGCTGGGCGCCTCCGTCATGCTCAGCAGGCTCACGAGCCTCAGCGACGAGACGGCAGGGCTGTACACCGAGCAGATCGCGCTGCCGACGGATTCGCCGTACCTGAATCGCACGCTCGGCGCCACGAAGGCCCGCACCCGCACGCACGCCTCGATCGTGGCGATCGTGCGCGACGGAACCGTCATCCCCTCCCCCACGCCGGCAGAGACGCTGCGCGCCGGCGACGTCATCGTCGGTGTCGGAACCCGTGAAGG
- a CDS encoding acyl-CoA dehydrogenase family protein, producing MTTPETLLTDELLDRIRERAAGYDRDNAFFDDDLVELREAGYLKALVPVELGGLGWSFADAVRGQMRLAGAAPATALSVNMHLVWTGVAKVLRERGDDSLEFVLREAGEGEIFGFGISEAGNDLMLFGSRTVAEPQSGGGYRYTGRKIFTSLSPAWTRLGTMGLDTASGDGPKLVYGFIDRDDPDVRILDDWDTMGMRASQSRTTVLDGAFAASDRIVRRLDPGPNADPLIFGIFANFELLLASVYAGIGDRALDLAVAAAHRRTSMKNDGRPLSQDPDIRWRIADAVLAQEAIAPQLLAIARDLDELVDHGSFWFARLVGVKVRATETAKHVVDQAVRVAGGSAYFAGSELGRLYRDVLAGIFHPSDDESAHSTVANAWLGPIDS from the coding sequence GTGACGACGCCTGAGACCCTCCTGACCGACGAACTGCTCGACCGCATCCGCGAGCGCGCCGCCGGCTACGACCGCGACAACGCCTTCTTCGACGACGACCTCGTGGAGCTCCGCGAGGCCGGTTACCTGAAGGCACTCGTTCCCGTCGAACTCGGCGGTCTCGGCTGGAGCTTCGCCGACGCCGTACGCGGCCAGATGCGGCTCGCGGGCGCCGCGCCGGCCACGGCGCTCTCGGTCAACATGCACCTCGTCTGGACGGGAGTCGCCAAGGTGCTGCGCGAGCGCGGCGACGACTCGCTCGAGTTCGTGCTCCGCGAAGCGGGCGAAGGCGAGATCTTCGGCTTCGGCATCAGCGAGGCGGGCAACGACCTCATGCTCTTCGGCTCCCGAACGGTCGCCGAGCCCCAATCCGGCGGCGGCTATCGCTACACCGGTCGCAAGATCTTCACCTCCCTGTCGCCGGCGTGGACCCGGCTCGGAACGATGGGCCTCGACACCGCCTCGGGCGACGGGCCGAAGCTCGTCTACGGCTTCATCGACCGGGACGACCCCGACGTGCGCATTCTCGACGACTGGGACACGATGGGCATGCGTGCGAGTCAGAGTCGCACGACCGTGCTCGACGGAGCCTTCGCGGCATCCGACCGCATCGTTCGCCGGCTCGACCCCGGGCCGAATGCCGATCCCCTGATCTTCGGCATCTTCGCGAACTTCGAGCTGCTGCTGGCCTCGGTCTACGCGGGCATCGGCGATCGGGCACTCGACCTCGCCGTCGCGGCAGCGCACCGACGCACGTCGATGAAGAACGACGGCAGACCGCTCTCGCAGGATCCCGACATCCGCTGGCGCATCGCCGATGCCGTACTCGCGCAGGAGGCCATCGCCCCGCAGCTCCTCGCAATCGCGCGCGATCTCGACGAACTCGTCGACCACGGCTCGTTCTGGTTCGCACGGCTCGTCGGCGTCAAGGTCCGCGCGACCGAGACCGCCAAGCACGTCGTCGATCAGGCGGTGCGCGTGGCCGGCGGCTCGGCGTACTTCGCCGGCTCCGAACTCGGTCGCCTCTACCGCGACGTGCTGGCGGGCATCTTCCACCCGTCCGACGACGAATCGGCCCATTCGACGGTCGCCAACGCCTGGCTCGGCCCGATCGACTCGTGA